Genomic segment of Myxococcus stipitatus:
TGCAGGCGGTGGCTCAAGAGCTGGAGAGCTCCGGACACCAGGTCTCGCCGACGGGTGACGGGGCCATGCGCGTGATTCCCGCGGACTCGGGCGAGCCGATGTTGTTGTTCGTCGACCGGGGCTACCTGTACCTGGCGATTCCCGACTCGGACGCCGACGAGGTGGAGCCGGGTGAGCCGGTGTCGGTGTTGGCCGTGGAGCCCGCCATCGCGGATGTCGAGGTGGCTCGTGGCGCGGTGAGGGACCTCAAGGGCCCAGGGCTCTCCGAGTCCGCCCTGTACCAGGAGCTCCGCGCGAAGGTCGCGGAGGGCCACGTCTATCTGTACTCGAGCGCGCTGAAGGCCGGAGCGGAGGAGAAGGAGTCGCCGGTGCGAGGCTTCATGGCCTCGCTGGTGGTCCAGTCCGAGCGCATGACGTTGGATGGGTTCCTCGCATCCTCCCGGCCGTTGTTCCAGGGCGCGAATGCGCCCGCGTCGGCGCTCCTGGCGGACAGTGCGCTGGGGCCCGTGGCCGCCGCGCAGCTCTCGGTTCCTCCCGAGGAGCTGGCGAAGCTGGTGTTCGGTGCGCCGGGCTCCCCCCTGCGGGAGCGCGTGGTGGAGCGGTGGCGCTCGCGTGGTTTGGACCCGGAGGCGCTGCTGAAGGCCCTGCGGGGCGATGTGGCCGTGCTCGTGTACTTCGACGCGCCGGGATTCCTGAAGAGCTTCGTCCAGAGTCACCGGCCGGAGCCTCGAGGGACGGTGTTGATTGACGCGGGGCTCACGTCGGCGGAGCCCGTGCTGCGGCTGCTCGATGAGCACCTCGATGGTTCGCTGTTGCGCTTCCGCGTGGAGAACGTCCCGGGCGGGAAGGTGTACCGGACGATGCTCCGAGGCTTCCCGGTGCAGCTCATGGTGGGGGCTCAGCGGGCGACGTTGCTGGCGGGGGAGCCGCTGGATGGGCGGCCTCGCGGTGACGTGGGCCGAGCCCTTCGCGAGCGCCTGGGCGGCGAGGCCTTTGGCGCGGGGCACCAGTCGCTGATGGCGGACCTGGGGCAGCTGCGCGCGGACCTGGATGCGCAGCACTCCGTGCCGGGCGTGACAGCGGAGCGACTGGCTTCCGCGCAGGGGCTCGTGAAGGCGGTGCTGGAGCGCTTCCTCCCGCTGGACTCGGCCTTCATGGACTTCTCGCTTGCGGAGGGGGGCGCCCGGCTGAAGGGGGGCCTGCGACTGCGCGAGGGGGCTCGAAGCGGGCAGGGGTGGCGATGAGCTCCGGTGGCTCCATCACGGTGCTCTACTTCGCCGCGGCCCGTGAGCGCGCGGGGCTGGCGCGTGAGTCCCTTCCGGTTCCCGAGGGCGTGACAGTGCGCGAGGTCCTGCGGCTGCTCTCTGTCGCGCATCCGGGGCTGGCGCCGCTGTTGCCGCACCTGCGCGTGGCGGTGGACCAGGAGTTCGTGGGCGTGGATGCGCCGGTTCGTCCGGGGGCGGAGGTGGCGTTGATTCCTCCCGTGGCGGGAGGCTCGCCAGGATTGTTCCGGGTGGTGGACCGGCCGCTCCGGTTGGAGGAAGTGGTGGAGGCGGTGGGGGGCGAGTCGTGCGGAGGGCTCGTCACGTTCAGCGGTTCGGTGCGCAACCAGACGAAGGGCCGGCGAGTGCTGCGGCTCGAGTACGAGGCCTACGCGCCGATGGCGGAGAAGAAGCTGGCGGAGATTGGCGCGGAGGTCGCCACGCTGTGGCCGGGTGTCCGGCTGGCGGTGGTCCACCGCGTGGGCACGCTGGTTCCGGGGGAGCTGGCGGTGGTCATCGCCACCGCGTCGCCTCATCGCCGGGAAGCCTTCCGAGGGTGTGAGTACACCATCGAGCGCCTCAAGCAGGATGTGCCCATCTGGAAGAAGGAGTTCTTCGAGGATGGAGAGGTCTGGGTCGGGCTCGGGCCCTGAGGCGGCGGCGACGTGCTGCTCAGCCTTCGCCCAGGCGCTGCACTTCCTCGCGCAGCCACGGATTGATTAGCGGACGCGGAAGCTCGCGGGGACGTGGACCTCGGGGCCGCCGTCTGTTTGTTGCTGGGCTCGCTCCGTGTCGGTGATGGGGCGCATGGGGGTGTCGAGTCCCATGGCCTTGCGGCGCTCGGCTTCCTTGTCCGCGGCTTGTTGCAGGGCGCGTGCGTTGGATTCGGCGGCGCGCTCGGGGGTGGGGCCCGCGAGGAGGAAGCCCACGGGCAGGCTCAGGAAGAGCAGGGCGACGATGGCCAACCAGCCCATGTCCTTCCACTGGAGTGGGCCGACGCGCTCCTTGACGACGGACGACTGGACGATGAGCGAGAGCTGTCCTTCCGTGAGGCGCAGCGTCATGCCGTCGCCGAGCACCACGGAGGTACGCCCCTGGTCCTGGACGAGCTGCTCCGAGGGGACAGGCGCGAAGCTGGCGCCGCGTGCCTTGCGTTCCGCCTGGACCTTGGGGGGCAGGTGGATGCGCCAGCCGCCCTGGGTGCGCTCGGCCATGAGGAAGGGTTCCTCGGGCAGCGTGAAGCCGTAGAGGGGGAGGGGGGCCTGCTCATCGGGCGCGGCGAGCACCTTCTCCAGCTCCGGGCCGTAGCTCCACGCTTCGGCGAGGTTCTCGCCCCAGTACAGCTCGAAGTACAACCCGCCGTCCGCCTTGGTGCTCATCTCACGGGTCAGCATATGCGTCCTGATGGCTCCTGGCCTCGGCAACTCGCTTGGAAGCCCACGGGTGGACAGCGCGTGCCCGCCCGCTCACCGGACAACCTGGGGCCGGCGTAGGTTCCGAGAACGGGTAACGAGGCTGCCGGGGCGGCGCTTGCTGACGTGTGGACCACGAGGCCCCGGGTCGTCGGACCGCCCAGCCTGTTTCGAGGAGGGGGCCGCTCACGGTCGCGTGGCCGCTGGTGGTGGTGGTCTTCGATGGTGCCGCTGTGGGCGTCTTAGCCCCTGACGAGGCCACTCCCGGCTTCGAGCATGGCGCGGCAGCTGTCACCGCCGTAGCAGAAGGTGGCGTTCCCGCTGTGGACTCTGCCGTGGAAGTTGGTGCCGCCGCCGTGCTTGATGGTGCCGCACGATTCGACGCGGCTGGGGGCGTGGAGGTTGCCCCGGTCGCAGCTGCCGCTCCTGCTATCGGTAATCGCGTTGCTGATGCGGCTCAATGTGGGATTGCCGAAGCAGCGGAGGGTCCCCCGACTGCGGAGGGAATGGTAGGGGACGCCCCCTGGGTCTTCGCAGGCGCCGAGGAGGTTGTGCCCGCGGCAGGCGAGGCGGGCGTGGGGGCTGTGCCTCCCTCAGGCGAGGGAGACGCGGTGGTCGCGCCTATCGCAGGTGATGCGGGCGCGGCGGTCGTTCCCGCCGCAGGTGATGGAGTCGCAGGTGCTCCGCCTCCCGCAGGCGATGGAGTCGCAGGTGCTCCGCTTCCCGCAGGTGACGAAGTCGCAGGTGCCACGCCTCCTGCAGGTGACGAAGTCGTAGGTGCCACGCCTCCCGCAGGTGATGGAGTCACAGGTGCTGCGCGTCCCGCAGGTGACGAAGTCGCAGGTGCCACGCCTCCTGCAGGTGATGGAGTCGCAGGTGCCACGCGTCCCGCAGGTGACGAAGTCGCAGGTGCCATGCCTCCCGCCGGCAACACGGGCGAGGGGGTCGTCCCCGATGCAGGTGCTACGCCTCCCGCCGGTGACGGGGACGCGGTGGTCGTACCCATCGCGGGCACGATGCCTCCCGCAGAAGGTGGTGGAGCGGAAGCCGTGCTCGGCGCAGGAGCCTGTGTCGTCCCCGGGGTATTGGCCGGAGTCCCAGCGGGCGCGCCAACGACCGTTGGCGGAGTCGCGGTGGTCGTGGCAGGGGCTGCCTGTGTCGCACCAGGTCCCATCGCGGATGCGCCAGGACTCGACGGTGCGGGCGTCGCCACGGTTCCACCCGCTTGAGGCGCGGCCACCGCGGGTGCCCCTGGTGTCGGCGGCCTGGACTTGAATCGTTCTGGCAACGCGCTGCGAATCTCCGCGGCCGCGACCGCGACGATGACCGCGGAGATCGCCAGGAATCCCACCGTCTGCGCCAGCGTCTCCACCCGAGGAGGCAGCCTGCGTCCGCTCACGGCCTCGACCATCAGCAACAACACGCGCCCGCCATCCAGTCCGGGAACCGGCAACAGGGTC
This window contains:
- a CDS encoding M50 family metallopeptidase gives rise to the protein MHYALVLLALGALLALHELGHLVAARLLGVRVPRFVFGFGPPMASFRLGGTQFVVGAVPLGATVHIQGMNPHRADAADAASFQTLGPVRRALIILAGPLANYLFALGVLFALYTSGTHVVVPLTVGTVKPGSEAARAQLLPGDRIDMVDGQPLRTWTEFVEKVAVGVGRPLELRVARHGEARTVTVRPRPDEQGEGRIGVSQQYVYRTHAPGEALRHSLVHTMNIASEGVTMFLRLAKGDPAHGGPTGPGALVRQESSDAASSGLDSVLRALVAASVALALLTLLPVPGLDGGRVLLLMVEAVSGRRLPPRVETLAQTVGFLAISAVIVAVAAAEIRSALPERFKSRPPTPGAPAVAAPQAGGTVATPAPSSPGASAMGPGATQAAPATTTATPPTVVGAPAGTPANTPGTTQAPAPSTASAPPPSAGGIVPAMGTTTASPSPAGGVAPASGTTPSPVLPAGGMAPATSSPAGRVAPATPSPAGGVAPATSSPAGRAAPVTPSPAGGVAPTTSSPAGGVAPATSSPAGSGAPATPSPAGGGAPATPSPAAGTTAAPASPAIGATTASPSPEGGTAPTPASPAAGTTSSAPAKTQGASPTIPSAVGGPSAASAIPH
- a CDS encoding PKD domain-containing protein; its protein translation is MPLVPRSVRSSAALLVLMAAVGPWASGCRRAIRAEMGEDRVVEAGVPVELGSREEGAPVLSWEPGDGTPSVQSPRLSHAFARPGVYSVRALHEGQEVGRVQLTVVPRPLLRAVPAEAQTVLWMPTLRGNMEALVDFYERLVGPEESENALRDAPLVALVLESLAQSSGVVDPEEGFGLFLLPAFDGVVALLGVTEPEAAMQAVAQELESSGHQVSPTGDGAMRVIPADSGEPMLLFVDRGYLYLAIPDSDADEVEPGEPVSVLAVEPAIADVEVARGAVRDLKGPGLSESALYQELRAKVAEGHVYLYSSALKAGAEEKESPVRGFMASLVVQSERMTLDGFLASSRPLFQGANAPASALLADSALGPVAAAQLSVPPEELAKLVFGAPGSPLRERVVERWRSRGLDPEALLKALRGDVAVLVYFDAPGFLKSFVQSHRPEPRGTVLIDAGLTSAEPVLRLLDEHLDGSLLRFRVENVPGGKVYRTMLRGFPVQLMVGAQRATLLAGEPLDGRPRGDVGRALRERLGGEAFGAGHQSLMADLGQLRADLDAQHSVPGVTAERLASAQGLVKAVLERFLPLDSAFMDFSLAEGGARLKGGLRLREGARSGQGWR
- the moaD gene encoding molybdopterin converting factor subunit 1, translating into MSSGGSITVLYFAAARERAGLARESLPVPEGVTVREVLRLLSVAHPGLAPLLPHLRVAVDQEFVGVDAPVRPGAEVALIPPVAGGSPGLFRVVDRPLRLEEVVEAVGGESCGGLVTFSGSVRNQTKGRRVLRLEYEAYAPMAEKKLAEIGAEVATLWPGVRLAVVHRVGTLVPGELAVVIATASPHRREAFRGCEYTIERLKQDVPIWKKEFFEDGEVWVGLGP